A genomic window from Leishmania braziliensis MHOM/BR/75/M2904 complete genome, chromosome 19 includes:
- a CDS encoding putative RNA binding protein — MHAQSHTRTHNTAYNLFMTDYNEAGADTSVVDDNVPPGITTKQDEIIQYVAKYVVASCDGARYQDKVRTRTRHNPYFDFLNAKHPYHQYYQYLLESYRHWMRNSEAVGAGTWGGGAESMQGQGQGQGQQQQQWGEEDYYQYYGTYPGQASGIEFQGNDTAQLGEGSGYGDASSSAYAQYVANGVDPTAYASETVTASAYGVGYDPSAAGPESVQAATTAGGGEAQAEDDDDDDEYELVMENGQWVSRKRV, encoded by the coding sequence ATGCACGCgcagtcacacacacgcacacacaacacgGCCTACAACCTCTTTATGACCGACTACAACGAAGCGGGTGCCGACACGTCGGTGGTGGACGACAACGTGCCTCCAGGCATCACGACAAAGCAGGATGAGATCATCCAGTATGTGGCCAAGTACGTGGTCGCCTCGTGTGACGGGGCGCGGTATCAAGATAAGGTTCGCACGCGCACAAGGCACAATCCGTACTTCGATTTCCTCAACGCGAAGCACCCGTACCACCAGTACTACCAGTACCTCCTTGAGTCCTACCGGCACTGGATGCGCAATAGCGAGGCAGTCGGGGCCGGGACGtggggtggcggcgccgagAGTATGCAGGGGCAGGGGCAGGGGCAgggtcagcagcagcagcagtggggcGAGGAAGACTACTACCAGTACTACGGCACCTACCCTGGACAGGCGAGTGGTATTGAATTTCAAGGCAACGATACTGCTCAGCTTGGCGAGGGGAGCGGCTATGGGGACGCGTCTAGTTCTGCGTATGCGCAGTACGTCGCCAACGGCGTCGATCCCACCGCGTATGCGTCGGAGACAGTCACTGCGTCCGCCTATGGCGTTGGCTACGACCCCTCGGCGGCGGGCCCAGAGTCGGTTCAGGCGGCAACCactgccggcggcggcgaagctcaggccgaggacgacgacgatgatgacgagTACGAGCTGGTCATGGAAAATGGCCAGTGGGTTTCGCGCAAGCGGGTATAA